A genomic region of Choristoneura fumiferana chromosome 17, NRCan_CFum_1, whole genome shotgun sequence contains the following coding sequences:
- the LOC141437148 gene encoding uncharacterized protein: protein MKSCPQLHDRWSEWLQQLHRLGDLHIPRCYGATPGARYELHTFVDASQEAYAAAVYWRIIHADDSVTISLAAGKSRVTPNKPISVPRLELQAALLGARLANTVADEHDYEVARRTYWSDSRTALAWIRSEPRTFKTFVAHRLAEIEDLTRKKRMALATVGGQRRRRRDASHPEEFGRDTVVPRPAIPFIDLCRHKRSSPAPQVVAAARRKRTRANQSQDEEWDKRTPTAHVPRNRIAPEKHEKYIVLPARYINKAEQLLTSASQKDAYAQERQRITDGRAPERDDRLAKISVFIDADGVMRLRGRIAAADAIQKRCEDSPGGKRVIARCARCLLRKARPAAPATGDLPAARLAYGARPFSFTGLDYFGPLEVTVARHLHLEVVVSLSTDSAINALRRFIARRGCPTELWSDNATAFRGAARELSEAVKNEAEARRINWRFLPAAAPFMAGAWERMVRGVKEALKATLHEKYPSDEILHTLLLEAEATVNSRPLTHVSVDPNDPTALTPNMILLGPDCHSPAPVPSKRATATRANNGGAPSNSPTPSGGAGYESTYRYYNTGGSPIAAERARQSAMS from the exons ATGAAGAGTTGCCCCCAGCTGCACGACCGATGGAGCGAGTGGCTGCAACAACTGCACCGCCTAGGTGACCTACATATACCTAGGTGCTACGGGGCAACGCCGGGCGCGCGCTACGAGCTTCACACATTTGTGGACGCGAGCCAAGAAGCTTACGCGGCCGCTGTCTATTGGCGCATAATTCATGCCGATGACAGCGTGACCATCTCACTCGCCGCAGGGAAGAGCCGCGTCACGCCGAACAAACCCATCTCCGTGCCCCGTCTCGAACTGCAAGCCGCTCTGCTAGGCGCGCGACTAGCCAACACGGTCGCCGACGAACACGACTACGAGGTCGCCCGACGCACATACTGGAGCGACTCTCGTACGGCGCTAGCGTGGATACGCTCCGAGCCCCGCACATTTAAGACGTTCGTCGCGCATCGCCTCGCTGAGATAGAAGACCTCACAAGAAAAAAACGAATGGCGCTGGCTACCGTCGGCGGACAACGTCGCCGACGACGCGACGCGAGCCACCCGGAAGAATTCGGTCGAGACACGGTGGTTCCGCGGCCCGCTATTCCT TTCATCGACCTTTGCCGCCACAAGAGATCGTCGCCCGCACCACAAGTCGTCGCCGCAGCACGCAGAAAGAGAACGCGCGCTAACCAGTCTCAAGATGAAGAATGGGACAAGCGCACGCCGACCGCTCACGTGCCACGCAACCGCATCGCGCCCGAAAAACACGAAAAATACATCGTGCTACCGGCTCGCTACATAAACAAAGCCGAACAGCTGTTGACGAGCGCGTCGCAGAAAGATGCCTACGCGCAAGAGAGACAGCGCATTACGGACGGCCGCGCGCCAGAAAGGGACGACAGACTCGCAAAAATCAGCGTGTTTATAGACGCGGATGGAGTGATGCGATTACGCGGCAGAATCGCAGCGGCCGACGCGATacaaaagagatg CGAAGATTCGCCCGGCGGTAAAAGGGTCATCGCCCGCTGCGCCCGCTGCCTACTGCGCAAAGCGAGACCGGCCGCCCCCGCTACCGGCGACTTACCCGCTGCGCGCCTCGCCTATGGAGCCCGCCCGTTCTCATTCACGGGCCTGGACTACTTCGGCCCGCTAGAAGTGACCGTCGCACGCCATC TACATTTGGAGGTGGTCGTCTCCCTGAGCACCGACTCGGCCATCAACGCCCTGCGCCGCTTCATTGCGCGGCGCGGGTGCCCGACGGAGCTATGGAGCGACAACGCTACCGCCTTTCGAGGCGCCGCCCGAGAACTTAGCGAAGCCGTCAAGAACGAAGCAGAGGCCCGCCGCATCAACTGGCGCTTCCTCCCGGCTGCCGCCCCCTTCATGGCGGGAGCTTGGGAGAGAATGGTCCGCGGGGTGAAGGAGGCCCTGAAGGCCACGCTCCATGAAAAATACCCGAGCGACGAGATCCTACACACCCTGCTGCTGGAAGCCGAAGCGACCGTCAACTCTCGCCCGCTAACGCACGTGTCGGTCGACCCCAATGACCCGACAGCGCTGACCCCGAACATGATCCTCCTCGGACCCGACTGCCACTCGCCAGCCCCGGTACCTTCGAAGAGAGCGACGGCGACGCGCGCCAACAATGGCGGCGCGCCCAGCAACTCGCCGACACCTTCTGGAGGCGCTGGGTACGAGAGTACCTACCGCTACTACAACACCGGCGGGAGCCCCATAGCAGCGGAGCGAGCCCGGCAGTCGGCGATGTCGTAA